The following are from one region of the Flavimobilis soli genome:
- a CDS encoding RNA polymerase sigma factor, translating to METHEEESVWSVDLTDEPEGGGGVTGHDQVWFEGIFRTHAPAVHRYFVRRTHVGEVDDLTAETFVVAWRRRADVPDGAELPWLYRTAGFLLANHHRKGRPVPVDRLPDQVDHADPAHLVVVDESVRQVLMSMSSRDRQVLVLNAWEGLSGDDLAAVLGISRGGADAALSRARARLREQWERREAVEGR from the coding sequence GTGGAGACACATGAGGAGGAGAGCGTCTGGTCGGTCGACCTGACGGACGAGCCGGAGGGCGGCGGGGGTGTGACGGGGCACGACCAGGTGTGGTTCGAGGGCATCTTCCGTACGCACGCCCCGGCGGTCCACCGCTACTTCGTGCGGCGCACGCACGTGGGCGAGGTGGACGACCTGACGGCGGAGACGTTCGTGGTGGCCTGGCGCCGGCGCGCCGACGTCCCGGACGGCGCGGAGCTGCCGTGGCTGTACCGCACGGCGGGCTTCCTGCTGGCGAACCACCACCGTAAGGGCCGCCCGGTCCCGGTCGACCGGCTCCCGGACCAGGTGGACCACGCCGACCCCGCCCACCTGGTCGTCGTCGACGAGTCGGTGCGGCAGGTGCTGATGTCCATGTCGTCGCGTGACCGCCAGGTTCTCGTGCTCAACGCGTGGGAGGGCCTCTCGGGGGACGACCTCGCGGCGGTGCTCGGCATCTCTCGCGGAGGTGCGGACGCGGCGCTGAGCCGGGCTCGCGCCCGGCTGCGGGAGCAGTGGGAGAGGCGCGAGGCGGTGGAGGGGCGATGA